The nucleotide window AAACACATCCTGGACCTCACTGGCCGCGACCAGGTGACCATGGTGAATGGGGTCGAAGGTACCACCCATGATGCCGATGCGCGGCGCACGCCGTTTATCGCTCACAAGGGCCTCCTGAGTGTGTGGATCCCTGGCGTACCCCCTTCCAGGGGTGAGTTGTGACGAGCACGCAAGGGATATGGACGTTCCCATCCTGCCACGCAGGCCCAACCTTCTCCGGCATTCAGCGCACCAACGCGCCGTTGAGTTGCGCGCGGCGCGCGTCACTCCCCCGCGTACCAGCGCAGCAGGCGCTCCACCTCAGCACGGACCGGAGTATTGCCAGCCTGCACGTACTTGCGCGGGTCCACAACCTTCTCATTGGAGGCTAAGAACTCACGCACTGCGGCAGTGAAGACCACGTTCAGGTGGGTGGAGACGTTAATCTTAGTCATGCCTGACTCAATGGCCGCTCGCATACCCTCATCGGGCACCCCCGAAGAGCCGTGAAGCACCAGTGGGACAGGCACAGCGGCCTTGATCGCTGCAATAAGGTCCGTATCCAGTACGGCGCCTCGGGTGATCATGGCGTGAGAGGAGCCGACAGCAACCGCCAGCAAGTCCACACCAGTGTCTGCTACGAACTTCGCGGCGTCATCCGGGCTGGTGCGCGCCGAAGGGTCGTGCACACCGTTCTTGCCGCCGACCTCACCGAGCTCAGCCTCGACTGAGGCGCCCCTGTCATGGCACCAAGCAGTGATCTCTGCAGTGGTGGCACGGTTGACGTCATCTGGCAAGTGGGAGCCGTCGTACATGATAGAGGTGACACCCAGGTCCACGGCCTGACGGCAGAGGTCAAGATCCTCAGCGTGGTCCAGATGCACGACCACCGGCACCTTGGCAGACTCGGCGACCGCAAGCGCAGCCTTGGCGATAGGGGCCAGGCGTCCACCGTGGTACTTCACCGCGTTCTGGCTGATCTGAATGACCAGCGGCAGGCCGACGGCCTCGGCGGCGTCAGCGAACACCTCGGCCTGCTCAAGCATGACGATGTTGAAAGCGCCGAGCCCCTTGCCCTCGCGGGCGGCCTCAGCCGCAAGCTTGCGGATATCGGTGAGCATGCTGCTCTCCTTCCAGGATTGCCTTTGGGTTGTCGTGGTGCCTGCGAGCGCGGGGTCTGTGGCCCGCCTCAGCCTTGGGGTTCCAGCGCGCGACCAGCGCTGCCAAGCGCCTGCGCCCAGGAGCCGAGCGCTGCGGGAACAATTCGTGGCACCGGGCTGACGGTCAGCAGCTTCGAGACACGCTCGGTGAGCGGCTCAAACAGCAGCTTCTCCCCCGCCTTCATGAGCCCACCGCCGATGACGACGTCTAGGG belongs to Actinomyces trachealis and includes:
- a CDS encoding class II fructose-bisphosphate aldolase, which codes for MLTDIRKLAAEAAREGKGLGAFNIVMLEQAEVFADAAEAVGLPLVIQISQNAVKYHGGRLAPIAKAALAVAESAKVPVVVHLDHAEDLDLCRQAVDLGVTSIMYDGSHLPDDVNRATTAEITAWCHDRGASVEAELGEVGGKNGVHDPSARTSPDDAAKFVADTGVDLLAVAVGSSHAMITRGAVLDTDLIAAIKAAVPVPLVLHGSSGVPDEGMRAAIESGMTKINVSTHLNVVFTAAVREFLASNEKVVDPRKYVQAGNTPVRAEVERLLRWYAGE